A portion of the Collinsella aerofaciens genome contains these proteins:
- a CDS encoding LCP family protein codes for MFNKKPLADTTTRRPSTGAQAKIYSRDNVARYSERARQRRRSHTIRHVALIVVLGVLLSATTAAGLWFATIMGKLGDSNVITDNLRRVLVDTDEAKDPFYVLLLGTDGRPGEDTYRADSIILARIDPTQKQATLISVPRDTKVEYKGETMKINACHTVGGAEAMVEAVNELCGVQISHYAEVSFDGMQALIDSVGGIDINATDDVDDPEHLDIKITAGQQHMDGATALTYARCRYTYADGDYTRMRHQRQVLGALANQILNNFDATKIFGLVNSLSDMLVTDMSVQDIVATVNAMRGMDVDGIYSANLPSYADDSTMIDGVSYVFVYEDELKEMMERVDAGKDPKGPNTMGLSDGSSSTIGDLNNNTSDDYANGTATSSVSSDDSDDSSDSSDSDYYEEPTGDGNGYEANY; via the coding sequence ATGTTTAATAAAAAGCCCCTCGCGGATACCACCACCCGAAGACCCTCAACTGGTGCGCAGGCCAAGATCTATAGTCGCGATAACGTGGCTCGCTATTCCGAGCGCGCTCGTCAACGTCGTCGTAGCCACACGATTCGTCACGTCGCGCTCATTGTCGTGCTTGGCGTGCTGCTGAGTGCCACTACCGCTGCCGGCCTGTGGTTTGCCACCATTATGGGCAAGCTCGGCGATTCTAATGTCATTACCGACAATCTGCGTCGGGTTCTGGTTGACACCGATGAGGCAAAGGATCCGTTCTACGTGCTGCTTCTTGGCACCGACGGCCGTCCGGGCGAAGATACGTATCGTGCCGACTCGATTATCCTGGCACGCATCGACCCCACGCAAAAGCAGGCGACGCTCATTTCCGTTCCGCGCGACACCAAGGTCGAGTACAAGGGCGAGACCATGAAGATCAACGCCTGCCATACCGTTGGCGGCGCCGAGGCCATGGTCGAGGCGGTCAACGAGCTGTGCGGTGTTCAGATTTCCCACTATGCCGAGGTCAGCTTCGACGGTATGCAGGCGCTGATTGATTCGGTTGGCGGTATCGACATTAACGCAACCGATGATGTTGACGACCCCGAGCACCTGGATATTAAGATTACCGCTGGTCAGCAGCATATGGACGGTGCCACCGCCCTTACCTATGCCCGCTGCCGCTACACCTATGCCGACGGCGATTACACGCGCATGCGCCACCAGCGTCAGGTGCTTGGCGCCCTTGCCAACCAGATTCTCAATAACTTCGATGCCACGAAGATTTTTGGCCTGGTTAATTCGCTGTCCGATATGCTCGTAACCGATATGAGCGTTCAGGATATCGTGGCTACGGTCAATGCCATGCGCGGTATGGATGTCGACGGTATCTACTCGGCCAACCTGCCCTCGTACGCCGACGACAGCACCATGATCGACGGCGTGAGCTATGTCTTTGTCTACGAAGACGAGCTTAAGGAAATGATGGAGCGCGTCGATGCTGGCAAGGATCCCAAGGGTCCCAACACCATGGGTCTTTCCGACGGTTCCAGCTCTACGATCGGCGACCTGAACAACAACACGTCTGACGATTACGCAAACGGTACCGCAACCTCATCGGTCAGCTCTGACGATTCTGATGACTCAAGCGATTCGAGCGATTCGGACTACTACGAAGAGCCCACCGGCGACGGCAACGGCTACGAAGCCAACTACTAA
- the pepT gene encoding peptidase T, which yields MENTTTNPDVLERFLRYVQINTQSEDANCDQVPSSAVQFDLANVLAEELRELGAEDAHVTEHAYVCAHIPASAGAENKPALGLIAHLDTTEVAPGAGVKPHIVHYEGGDLVCGTVDGKPVAMSTAKLPALNDLAGEDLVCSDGTTLLGADDKAGVAEIMSLVARIAQDPSLPHPALGICFCPDEEIGHGAELLDIDTFGCKYAYTVDGGPIGELEWECFNAAEATIRFEGQSIHPGDAKGRMVNAGNLFCDFNALLPYVQRPEYTEGYEGFYHLEGVSATVDHATARYIVRDHDAAKFQQKLDLIDAAASMLNQRLGEERVTVEIKQQYRNMAEIVRDYPELIDVAKEAYLACGVEPQVLPIRGGTDGAQLSFRGLPCPNLSTGGYCYHGVNEFVPVSSLVKMTDVLQELVARFA from the coding sequence ATGGAAAACACCACCACGAACCCCGATGTCCTCGAGCGCTTTTTGCGCTACGTCCAGATCAACACGCAGTCCGAGGATGCAAACTGCGACCAGGTACCCTCGAGCGCCGTTCAGTTTGACCTTGCCAACGTGCTGGCTGAAGAGCTGCGCGAGCTTGGTGCGGAAGATGCCCACGTGACCGAGCACGCCTATGTCTGCGCGCATATCCCCGCAAGTGCGGGCGCTGAGAACAAGCCCGCCCTGGGCCTGATCGCCCATCTCGACACCACCGAAGTTGCACCGGGCGCCGGCGTGAAGCCGCACATCGTACACTACGAAGGCGGCGACCTGGTCTGCGGCACGGTTGACGGTAAGCCCGTTGCCATGAGTACCGCCAAGCTTCCCGCCCTGAACGACCTCGCGGGTGAGGACCTGGTCTGCAGCGATGGCACCACGCTGCTGGGCGCGGACGACAAGGCAGGCGTCGCCGAGATCATGTCGCTTGTCGCGCGTATCGCTCAGGACCCCTCTCTGCCCCATCCCGCACTCGGCATTTGCTTCTGCCCTGACGAGGAGATCGGCCACGGAGCCGAGCTGTTGGATATCGATACCTTTGGCTGCAAGTACGCCTACACGGTCGACGGCGGCCCCATCGGCGAGCTGGAGTGGGAGTGCTTTAACGCCGCCGAGGCGACCATCCGCTTTGAGGGCCAGTCCATCCACCCGGGCGACGCCAAGGGCCGTATGGTCAACGCAGGCAATCTGTTCTGCGACTTCAACGCGTTGCTCCCCTACGTGCAGCGCCCGGAGTATACGGAGGGCTACGAGGGCTTTTATCACCTTGAGGGTGTATCTGCGACCGTCGATCACGCCACGGCGCGCTATATCGTCCGCGACCATGACGCCGCCAAGTTCCAGCAGAAACTCGACCTTATTGATGCCGCCGCCTCGATGCTCAACCAGCGTCTGGGTGAGGAGCGCGTGACGGTCGAGATTAAGCAGCAGTATCGAAATATGGCCGAGATCGTTCGTGACTATCCCGAGCTTATTGATGTTGCCAAGGAAGCCTACCTTGCCTGCGGCGTTGAGCCCCAAGTGCTGCCGATTCGCGGCGGCACCGACGGCGCCCAGCTGTCGTTCCGCGGTCTGCCCTGCCCCAACCTTTCCACCGGCGGCTATTGCTACCACGGCGTCAACGAGTTCGTCCCGGTCAGTTCGCTCGTCAAGATGACCGACGTGCTCCAGGAGCTCGTCGCCCGCTTTGCATAA
- the murA gene encoding UDP-N-acetylglucosamine 1-carboxyvinyltransferase codes for MDIIRVEGGHAIGGSVPVSGAKNSALKLMAATLLAPGKTTLQNVPDISDVHVMGKVLKGMGATIDVLDEHTLEIDTSQVDSWEAPYELVAKMRASTAVMGPLLGRFHRAKIAMPGGCNLGARKIDMHILGLEALGVEFDTAHGYINANAPQGLRGTTVTLEFASVGATENLIMASVRAQGTTVIDNAAREPEIVDLANMLNEMGAKIVGAGTPVVTIEGVEELHPVIHRVVGDRIEAGTFIVAGALMADDRGVDVTGFCPIHLGMVLKKMELMGIDCERVEDGVHVNRAGRIKPVDIQTLPFPGFPTDMQAQIMVLSALADGSSVITENIFENRFMFASELVRMGANIRIESHHAMIHGVKGFSGAQVTSPDLRGGAALVVAGLIADGTTEVSAIHHIKRGYEQFVEKLQALGAHVEHATVPDPVIY; via the coding sequence TTGGATATTATCCGCGTTGAGGGTGGCCACGCCATCGGAGGCTCCGTGCCCGTCTCGGGTGCCAAGAACTCCGCGCTCAAACTCATGGCGGCAACGCTTCTGGCGCCGGGCAAGACGACGCTGCAGAACGTGCCCGATATTTCCGATGTCCACGTGATGGGCAAGGTGCTCAAGGGCATGGGCGCCACGATCGATGTCCTCGACGAGCACACGCTCGAGATCGATACCTCTCAGGTCGATTCTTGGGAGGCCCCCTACGAGCTCGTTGCCAAGATGCGTGCTTCCACCGCCGTCATGGGGCCCCTGCTGGGTCGCTTCCATCGCGCCAAGATCGCCATGCCGGGTGGCTGCAACCTAGGTGCTCGCAAGATCGACATGCATATTCTGGGTCTCGAGGCCCTGGGCGTTGAGTTCGATACCGCCCACGGTTACATCAACGCTAATGCGCCCCAAGGTCTGCGCGGTACCACCGTCACGCTCGAGTTCGCCAGCGTCGGTGCGACCGAGAACCTCATCATGGCCTCTGTGCGCGCACAGGGCACCACGGTTATCGACAATGCCGCCCGCGAGCCCGAGATCGTCGATCTCGCTAACATGCTCAACGAGATGGGCGCCAAGATTGTTGGCGCCGGTACGCCCGTCGTGACTATCGAAGGCGTGGAAGAGCTCCATCCCGTTATCCATCGCGTGGTGGGCGACCGCATCGAGGCCGGTACCTTTATCGTTGCCGGTGCGTTGATGGCCGACGATCGCGGTGTCGATGTCACGGGCTTTTGCCCCATTCATTTGGGCATGGTGCTCAAGAAGATGGAGCTCATGGGTATCGACTGCGAGCGCGTCGAGGATGGCGTCCATGTGAACCGTGCCGGGCGTATCAAGCCGGTCGACATCCAGACGCTTCCGTTCCCCGGTTTCCCGACCGACATGCAGGCGCAGATTATGGTGCTCTCCGCCCTTGCCGACGGCAGTTCCGTTATTACCGAAAACATCTTCGAGAATCGCTTTATGTTTGCCTCTGAGCTGGTGCGCATGGGTGCCAACATTCGTATCGAGAGCCATCATGCCATGATTCATGGCGTCAAGGGCTTCTCGGGTGCACAGGTTACCTCGCCCGATCTGCGTGGCGGAGCGGCCCTCGTCGTAGCGGGCTTGATCGCCGACGGGACGACCGAGGTTTCGGCCATCCATCATATCAAGCGCGGCTACGAGCAGTTTGTCGAAAAGCTGCAGGCGCTCGGCGCGCATGTCGAGCATGCTACCGTCCCCGATCCCGTCATCTACTAA
- a CDS encoding metal-dependent transcriptional regulator: protein MDTTNSSRELHLTVANEDYLECMVRIENEEGETNGVRSVDIAQRLGVSKASVNKAVSALKASELVEQSHYGKVILTDRGREVGTAIWYRHRLIRTFLVQELGVEFERADSEACMMEHALSEDTMNRWLAYLEKQGISVEE, encoded by the coding sequence ATGGATACGACAAATAGCTCGCGCGAACTACATCTGACGGTGGCGAACGAAGACTACTTGGAGTGCATGGTTCGCATTGAAAACGAAGAGGGGGAAACCAACGGCGTGCGATCGGTCGACATCGCGCAGCGCCTTGGCGTCTCCAAGGCATCGGTCAATAAAGCGGTTTCGGCGCTCAAGGCATCCGAGCTTGTCGAGCAATCGCACTACGGCAAGGTAATCCTGACCGATCGCGGCCGCGAGGTTGGCACGGCTATCTGGTACCGTCATCGCCTCATCCGCACGTTTTTGGTTCAGGAGCTCGGTGTCGAATTTGAGCGAGCCGATTCCGAGGCCTGCATGATGGAGCATGCGCTATCCGAGGACACGATGAACCGCTGGCTCGCCTATCTCGAAAAGCAGGGAATCAGCGTCGAGGAATAG
- a CDS encoding homocysteine S-methyltransferase family protein → MDTSYYNRFGAEELTRRLSSETLLAQGPMGSVLLSEYDAADIPPAFWNLAEPQTVSRIHRLYVAAGAQVLITNTFQASSYALKHDQIAPSVAEVNRGAVDDARQAHPQLLLGSMGPIGIEWFAEDSAEFREIRGIAREQAHALLNAGVDGLLIETVTSIRNLQPMLAGARDAADGMPVLVSFVVDDKGDLLGDGLNIEAAVLYAEKHGANSVGVNCCSLAAANAAVPRMVASATTPVTVRPNVGDPVQTQDGPVWHENPEAFARACIEWRHAGAAMVGSCCGTTAITTAAMAEALDI, encoded by the coding sequence ATGGATACGAGTTATTACAATCGCTTTGGTGCCGAGGAACTTACGCGCCGCTTGTCGAGCGAGACCTTGTTGGCGCAGGGCCCCATGGGCAGTGTTCTGTTGAGTGAGTACGATGCCGCCGATATTCCACCGGCGTTTTGGAATCTGGCAGAGCCGCAGACCGTTTCTCGTATCCATCGCTTGTATGTCGCCGCCGGCGCGCAGGTACTCATTACCAATACCTTTCAGGCATCAAGCTATGCCCTCAAGCACGACCAGATTGCGCCGTCCGTGGCGGAGGTCAATCGCGGGGCCGTCGACGATGCCCGCCAGGCGCACCCTCAGCTGCTGCTAGGCTCGATGGGTCCGATCGGTATTGAGTGGTTTGCCGAGGACTCGGCCGAGTTTCGTGAGATCCGAGGCATTGCGCGCGAACAGGCGCACGCCTTGCTCAATGCTGGTGTTGACGGTCTGCTGATCGAGACGGTGACGTCTATCCGTAATTTGCAGCCCATGCTTGCCGGCGCCCGAGATGCCGCCGACGGCATGCCTGTTCTGGTGAGTTTTGTCGTTGACGATAAGGGCGACCTGTTGGGCGATGGCCTCAACATCGAGGCAGCCGTTTTGTACGCCGAAAAACACGGCGCAAACTCGGTTGGTGTTAATTGCTGTTCGCTTGCGGCCGCGAACGCGGCGGTGCCCAGGATGGTTGCATCGGCGACTACTCCCGTCACGGTGCGTCCCAACGTGGGCGATCCGGTCCAGACTCAGGATGGCCCCGTATGGCACGAGAACCCCGAAGCTTTCGCGCGCGCATGCATCGAATGGAGACATGCCGGTGCCGCAATGGTGGGCAGTTGCTGTGGAACCACGGCAATCACTACGGCAGCGATGGCCGAGGCGCTCGATATATAA
- the atpC gene encoding ATP synthase F1 subunit epsilon translates to MRIRIVCPVSCAYEGDAAFVSIPSTDGEFGVLPAHSSEICTIDRGYVRVSDKAMGTVDHTFAVAGGYAQVADDVVTVLAERACDLATVDADKLKADIQGFEEKLGNLSEDDARRAYLYNEIAWCKLKLAQ, encoded by the coding sequence ATGCGTATCCGCATCGTGTGCCCCGTGAGCTGCGCCTATGAGGGCGACGCTGCGTTTGTGTCGATTCCGTCCACGGATGGCGAGTTTGGCGTTCTGCCTGCTCACTCCAGCGAGATCTGCACGATCGACCGCGGTTACGTTCGCGTTTCCGATAAGGCCATGGGCACTGTTGACCACACGTTTGCCGTGGCCGGCGGCTATGCCCAGGTTGCGGACGATGTCGTGACCGTTCTCGCCGAGCGCGCTTGCGATTTGGCGACCGTCGATGCCGACAAGCTTAAAGCTGATATTCAAGGTTTTGAAGAGAAGCTGGGTAATTTGTCGGAGGATGATGCACGCCGCGCCTACCTCTATAATGAAATCGCATGGTGTAAGCTCAAGCTTGCCCAATAG